The following proteins come from a genomic window of Vallitaleaceae bacterium 9-2:
- a CDS encoding S-layer homology domain-containing protein: MQKKLIAVFGLLVAMMMFSGCMDVRLGFTLKQDGTGGMNVAMAVNQSLMGEEETTGMESDFFDSTQMDDMNAQMEMIPLEYYKDDMLFVGEEYTITFEDALIAFSEIAQTEDLSWTYQGDGVYRFEIPLSEVNEEVANEEMDDMSTMFKAMGGAFVYSFETDFEVINHNADDVDGDVYTWDFTEEIFAEAPERQFGFLEVRVEIAPSENPLRRELEESLDLDLTSRDYHGEALEAMGYLKGTELGLELDRELTRTEGAIMYSRLLGLEDEIKAFAQENPNYESGFSDVPAWAEDTINYLQHMGLVNGISDTLYGASAQMTEAQYTTLVLRALGYSDRDGDFVWNASIEKAIEEGLYADDVRAYAYTENSSDMFTRRMMSYISYNALFYENIDTQEMLFDAIEE, translated from the coding sequence ATGCAAAAAAAATTAATAGCAGTATTTGGACTACTTGTTGCAATGATGATGTTTTCAGGATGTATGGATGTTCGCTTAGGATTTACACTAAAACAAGACGGAACAGGCGGCATGAATGTAGCAATGGCAGTGAACCAAAGTCTTATGGGTGAAGAAGAGACAACAGGTATGGAATCAGATTTTTTTGACAGCACGCAAATGGATGATATGAATGCTCAAATGGAGATGATTCCACTAGAGTATTACAAAGATGATATGTTGTTTGTTGGAGAAGAATATACAATTACGTTTGAAGATGCTTTGATTGCTTTTAGTGAAATTGCTCAAACAGAAGATTTATCTTGGACATACCAAGGAGATGGCGTTTATCGATTTGAGATTCCTCTTAGTGAAGTTAATGAAGAGGTGGCTAATGAAGAGATGGATGATATGTCAACAATGTTTAAAGCTATGGGAGGCGCATTTGTCTATTCCTTTGAAACAGATTTTGAAGTGATTAATCACAATGCAGACGATGTTGATGGTGATGTGTATACTTGGGATTTTACAGAAGAAATTTTTGCTGAGGCTCCAGAGCGTCAGTTTGGATTTTTAGAAGTTCGCGTTGAGATAGCACCAAGTGAAAACCCATTACGTCGTGAGTTAGAAGAGTCTTTGGACCTTGACTTAACAAGCCGTGATTATCATGGAGAAGCATTAGAAGCAATGGGATATCTTAAAGGAACAGAGTTGGGATTAGAGCTTGATAGAGAGCTTACACGAACAGAAGGAGCGATTATGTATTCTAGACTTCTTGGTTTAGAAGATGAAATTAAAGCTTTTGCGCAAGAAAACCCAAATTATGAATCTGGATTTTCAGATGTTCCGGCATGGGCAGAAGATACAATCAACTACCTTCAACATATGGGATTAGTTAATGGTATATCAGATACGTTATATGGAGCCAGCGCTCAGATGACAGAAGCTCAATATACGACACTTGTGTTAAGAGCTCTTGGATATTCTGATCGAGACGGCGACTTTGTATGGAATGCGTCTATTGAAAAAGCGATTGAAGAAGGATTATATGCAGATGATGTACGTGCGTATGCATATACAGAAAATAGTTCGGATATGTTTACACGTCGTATGATGAGTTATATTTCATACAATGCACTATTCTACGAGAATATAGATACACAAGAAATGTTGTTTGACGCTATCGAAGAATAA
- a CDS encoding A24 family peptidase, which translates to MTIFFLMSIILSALCILASFAQIDKEGRHNTKKYYIIVFYMVVAVLRFVIVDSYIDSQDLMMYILFTLIIFELISDMISRQILILPIIALTPIIIIYHSVLRTTIRTMDIVVFITIVLCTWIVKRYLNHVIGYGDMIMCGLLVLWTGVEVAMLIVFTSFVLNGVFCVVLFACRRVGKHTQIPFMPAMTLSFIIYLFGEVMVS; encoded by the coding sequence ATGACTATTTTTTTTCTAATGTCGATTATTCTATCGGCACTATGTATTCTAGCGAGTTTTGCACAAATCGATAAAGAAGGGCGTCACAACACTAAGAAATACTATATTATTGTATTTTACATGGTAGTAGCAGTTTTGCGTTTTGTTATAGTGGATTCATATATAGATTCTCAAGATTTAATGATGTATATTTTATTTACATTAATTATTTTTGAATTAATATCGGATATGATTAGCAGACAAATACTCATACTTCCCATTATAGCATTGACGCCAATTATTATCATTTATCATAGCGTTTTACGGACAACAATACGGACGATGGATATTGTAGTATTCATTACTATTGTATTATGCACTTGGATTGTCAAAAGATACCTTAACCATGTTATTGGATATGGAGATATGATTATGTGTGGCCTACTTGTTTTGTGGACAGGAGTAGAGGTAGCCATGCTCATTGTATTTACAAGCTTTGTTTTAAATGGAGTTTTTTGCGTAGTACTATTTGCATGTCGACGGGTGGGCAAACATACGCAAATACCGTTTATGCCGGCAATGACCCTAAGTTTTATCATATATTTATTCGGTGAGGTGATGGTATCATGA
- a CDS encoding zinc ABC transporter substrate-binding protein: protein MEKFKIFGLLTIIVILSMAIIGCTQEEEAKKASVAVSIGPQKDFVEAVAKDLVDVTVMIPPGYSETNYQPSPKELQGLSDADIYFAIGVTAEKANILPRLEDFNEDVQVVDLCSEVAKVYPTREFDAGHDHDEDEHDEENHDGDDHDEDEHVEDDHDHQHEGIDPHIWLSPKRVMVMIEVIVDELSKIYPEHADTFAQNGAKYIRELEGLDTQIKDTLSEYAHEPFIIYHPAFGYFADDYELDMIAIEENGKEASAKRIEEVIDFAKENEIKFVFYQEEFDSSQAETIAKEINGATVKVAPLSEQYIDNIQTILEAFEKVLSTKS, encoded by the coding sequence ATGGAAAAATTTAAAATATTTGGTTTGTTGACAATAATCGTCATACTCAGTATGGCAATAATAGGATGTACGCAAGAAGAGGAAGCAAAAAAAGCCTCTGTAGCAGTATCTATTGGACCGCAAAAGGACTTTGTCGAGGCCGTAGCAAAAGACTTGGTGGATGTAACTGTGATGATTCCGCCAGGATATAGTGAGACGAATTATCAACCGTCTCCAAAAGAACTTCAAGGTCTATCAGATGCGGATATCTATTTTGCCATTGGCGTGACAGCGGAAAAGGCAAATATATTGCCGAGATTAGAAGACTTTAATGAAGACGTTCAAGTGGTTGATTTATGTTCTGAAGTTGCAAAAGTATATCCAACAAGGGAGTTTGACGCAGGGCATGATCATGACGAAGATGAACATGACGAAGAAAATCATGACGGAGACGACCATGATGAAGATGAACATGTTGAAGACGATCATGATCATCAACATGAAGGCATAGATCCACATATTTGGTTATCACCAAAAAGAGTTATGGTCATGATCGAGGTGATTGTTGATGAGTTATCAAAGATATACCCTGAGCATGCAGATACATTTGCTCAAAATGGTGCAAAATATATTCGTGAATTAGAAGGACTGGATACGCAAATTAAAGATACTCTATCAGAGTATGCACATGAGCCATTTATTATTTATCATCCTGCTTTTGGTTATTTTGCAGATGATTATGAATTGGACATGATTGCTATAGAAGAAAACGGAAAAGAAGCCTCAGCAAAACGTATTGAAGAGGTTATTGATTTTGCGAAGGAAAATGAAATTAAATTTGTTTTTTATCAAGAAGAGTTTGATAGCTCACAGGCGGAAACTATTGCTAAAGAAATCAATGGCGCTACGGTTAAAGTGGCACCGTTATCAGAACAATATATTGATAATATTCAAACGATTTTGGAGGCGTTTGAAAAGGTGCTTTCCACAAAGTCATAA
- a CDS encoding phosphomannomutase/phosphoglucomutase translates to MSSYLKLQNGSDVRGIALEGVPGESVNLTHIETYHIAISFANWLSTKLNKPADALKISVGCDSRLSAKSLKKGIFSGLASCGVTSYDCAITSTPSVFMSTVFEESQFDGGIMITASHLPFNKNGMKFFTREGGLNKTDIHTLLSSIVPKTYVEDTTKVKHFNLIERYSEHIVQLIRDGVNASDYNHPLQGMHIIVDAGNGAGGFFAEHVLKPLGAHTVGSQFLDPDGTFPNHIPNPEDGQAIESITQATLKTNADLGIIFDTDVDRAAVIDHEGQAINRNKLIALMSAITLAEHPGTTIVTDSVTSDGLETFINELGGHHHRFKRGYKNVIDESIRLNNEGTPSHLAIETSGHGAFKDNYFLDDGAYIVTKILIILAKLRKENKNISDLIASLEEPQDATEIRLTIDNEDFKSYGQKVLDDFMEYVSTNAHYTLVSPNHEGVRANYDFDGVKGWILLRLSLHDPVIPINIESTTDNGCEVARKDLFTFLEAYTQLH, encoded by the coding sequence ATGTCATCCTATTTAAAGCTTCAAAATGGATCTGACGTTCGCGGCATTGCCCTTGAAGGTGTCCCTGGCGAATCTGTCAATCTAACACATATCGAAACATATCATATTGCCATCTCTTTTGCCAACTGGTTATCCACAAAGTTAAACAAACCTGCTGATGCTTTGAAGATTTCTGTCGGCTGTGATTCAAGACTCAGTGCCAAAAGCCTAAAAAAGGGTATTTTTAGTGGATTGGCATCTTGTGGTGTCACTTCATATGATTGCGCAATCACGTCAACCCCTTCGGTTTTTATGAGTACCGTATTTGAAGAAAGTCAATTTGACGGCGGTATTATGATTACAGCCAGTCACCTTCCTTTCAACAAAAACGGGATGAAGTTTTTCACACGAGAAGGTGGATTAAACAAAACAGATATTCATACATTATTGTCATCTATTGTACCAAAAACCTATGTTGAAGACACCACTAAAGTCAAGCACTTTAATTTAATTGAACGCTACAGTGAACATATTGTACAACTGATTCGTGACGGCGTCAATGCAAGTGATTACAATCATCCTTTACAAGGTATGCATATTATTGTTGATGCCGGTAATGGCGCTGGCGGTTTCTTTGCCGAGCATGTCTTAAAACCTCTCGGTGCGCACACCGTTGGTAGTCAATTTTTGGATCCTGATGGTACGTTTCCTAACCATATCCCTAACCCCGAAGATGGACAAGCCATTGAATCAATCACCCAAGCCACATTAAAGACCAACGCAGATTTAGGTATTATCTTTGATACAGATGTTGACCGAGCGGCAGTCATTGACCATGAAGGACAAGCTATTAATCGTAATAAGCTTATTGCTCTTATGAGTGCAATAACACTTGCTGAGCATCCAGGTACAACCATCGTCACAGATTCTGTAACCTCTGATGGGTTAGAGACTTTTATCAACGAATTAGGTGGACATCATCATCGCTTCAAACGAGGTTATAAAAATGTTATTGATGAGTCGATTCGCTTAAATAATGAAGGAACACCTAGCCACCTAGCTATCGAAACATCAGGACATGGAGCCTTTAAAGATAACTACTTCTTAGATGATGGTGCATATATTGTTACAAAAATCCTCATCATCCTTGCCAAGCTTCGTAAGGAAAATAAAAATATATCCGATCTGATTGCTTCACTAGAAGAGCCACAGGATGCAACAGAAATCCGTCTTACTATTGATAATGAAGACTTTAAATCCTATGGTCAAAAAGTCTTAGATGACTTCATGGAATATGTCTCAACAAACGCACATTATACTTTAGTCTCACCCAACCATGAAGGCGTTCGTGCCAACTACGATTTTGACGGTGTCAAAGGTTGGATTCTCCTTCGCCTCTCTTTACATGATCCGGTTATCCCGATCAATATTGAGTCTACAACCGATAATGGTTGCGAGGTGGCTCGTAAAGACCTCTTTACTTTTTTAGAAGCTTATACCCAACTACATTAA
- the cobU gene encoding bifunctional adenosylcobinamide kinase/adenosylcobinamide-phosphate guanylyltransferase produces MITFITGGTRSGKSSYGEQLLESEKKVLYLATAKITDDEMARRVEHHKNRRGQRYTTVEGYKQMDASIEAAECDSSILDCVGTTITNWMFDQYSDWDNIAEEQVEAMEKELLLYFKEIIKAMKKKSGRQVIISNEVGMALISEYRLGRVFTDVLGRVNQFLASQADEVILMVSGIPMYIRKKS; encoded by the coding sequence ATGATAACATTTATTACAGGGGGTACGCGTAGTGGCAAAAGCAGTTATGGAGAACAGCTACTTGAGAGCGAGAAGAAGGTTCTCTACCTTGCCACTGCTAAGATAACAGATGATGAAATGGCACGTCGGGTAGAACATCACAAAAACCGAAGAGGTCAACGCTATACTACAGTTGAAGGATATAAGCAGATGGATGCATCTATTGAAGCCGCAGAGTGTGACAGTAGTATTTTAGATTGTGTAGGGACAACTATTACCAATTGGATGTTTGATCAGTACAGTGATTGGGACAACATAGCTGAAGAACAAGTAGAAGCAATGGAAAAGGAGCTTTTGCTATATTTTAAGGAAATCATCAAAGCCATGAAAAAAAAATCGGGAAGACAAGTCATTATCTCCAATGAAGTAGGGATGGCGCTTATTTCAGAATACCGGCTGGGACGTGTGTTCACAGATGTTTTGGGGCGGGTAAACCAATTTTTAGCTAGTCAAGCCGATGAAGTTATTTTAATGGTTAGTGGAATTCCTATGTACATAAGAAAAAAGTCCTAA
- a CDS encoding acetate uptake transporter, with product MNMEERKIVVADPTPIGLFGLAMVTLVASSQKLGLTSGVSFIIPWAIFLGASAQLYACIQDAKKNNLFGATAFGAYAFFWYSVAFSWMIQAGIFGEKLMSTVDTKQLGIAFIGYLIFTLYMTIGALTTNKNLFFIFVLIDFLFLGLSLSTLGIMHDTMHMVAAVAEFLIAILSFYGSAAVVINTQFKKTVLPLGKAFYRV from the coding sequence ATGAATATGGAAGAAAGAAAAATTGTAGTTGCGGATCCAACACCTATTGGATTGTTTGGATTAGCAATGGTAACACTTGTGGCATCCTCTCAAAAATTAGGATTAACATCGGGAGTTTCATTTATTATTCCTTGGGCGATTTTTTTAGGAGCTAGCGCCCAGCTATATGCTTGCATTCAAGATGCGAAAAAGAACAATCTCTTTGGTGCCACAGCCTTTGGAGCATATGCGTTTTTTTGGTATAGTGTTGCGTTTTCTTGGATGATTCAAGCCGGAATCTTTGGGGAAAAGCTCATGAGTACTGTGGATACTAAGCAATTAGGCATTGCATTTATTGGGTATCTGATTTTTACATTGTATATGACAATAGGTGCATTAACAACAAATAAAAATTTGTTTTTCATTTTTGTTCTTATTGATTTCTTGTTTTTAGGGTTGTCTTTATCAACACTAGGCATTATGCATGACACGATGCATATGGTGGCAGCAGTAGCTGAATTTTTGATTGCTATTTTATCATTTTATGGATCAGCAGCAGTTGTTATTAATACGCAGTTCAAAAAAACAGTGCTACCGCTAGGAAAAGCTTTTTATCGTGTATAG
- a CDS encoding pyridoxal phosphate-dependent aminotransferase, which translates to MISDKMKKLVAGSSLIRAMFEEGKLLAERDGIENVYDFSLGNPNVEPPKEVKDAIIEILNEESPNRVHGYMNNSGFEDVREAIAAYTNKNYHTDVSGRHVVMTVGAAGGLNIILKTILNPGEEVITFAPYFTEYGHYVNNYDGHLIVVPPNTETFQPDIEGLREVITPKTKAVIINSPNNPTGVIYSSQTLTQMAKVLNEKQEQYNTTIYLISDEPYRELVYDDIEVPYLLNYYQNTFVGYSYSKSLSLPGERIGYIVVHPQMAHVDETLGGLNVANRILGFVNAPSLFQRVIAKTLGSEVDVSIYKKNRDLLFEHLTKTGFDCLEPQGAFYLFVKTPIEDDRQFCIDAKEYNLLLVPGSAFGCPGYVRIAYCISYQRVKNSLPAFTKLWQRYQ; encoded by the coding sequence ATGATTTCAGATAAAATGAAAAAGCTGGTTGCTGGCAGTTCGTTAATCCGTGCCATGTTCGAAGAAGGAAAGCTTTTAGCTGAACGTGACGGGATAGAGAATGTATATGATTTTAGTTTGGGCAATCCAAATGTTGAACCGCCCAAAGAGGTCAAGGATGCAATTATAGAGATTCTCAATGAAGAATCCCCAAATCGTGTTCATGGATATATGAACAATTCCGGTTTTGAGGATGTTCGAGAGGCAATTGCGGCATATACAAATAAAAACTATCATACAGATGTTAGTGGACGCCATGTTGTTATGACAGTGGGGGCCGCAGGTGGACTTAATATTATTCTTAAGACCATACTTAATCCTGGGGAAGAAGTTATTACATTTGCGCCGTATTTTACCGAGTATGGACACTATGTAAATAATTATGATGGACACCTTATTGTGGTTCCACCAAATACAGAAACCTTTCAACCGGATATTGAAGGGCTAAGAGAAGTAATCACACCCAAAACAAAGGCTGTGATTATTAATTCACCAAACAATCCAACAGGTGTTATCTATAGCAGTCAGACCCTTACCCAAATGGCAAAAGTCCTCAATGAGAAGCAAGAACAATACAATACGACAATTTATTTGATTTCAGATGAGCCGTATAGAGAATTGGTATATGATGATATAGAAGTGCCATATCTCTTAAACTATTATCAGAATACATTTGTCGGTTATTCATATTCAAAATCCTTATCCCTGCCTGGAGAGCGTATAGGCTATATTGTAGTTCATCCCCAAATGGCTCATGTAGATGAGACCCTAGGCGGTTTAAACGTGGCGAATCGTATTCTTGGATTTGTCAACGCACCGTCACTGTTTCAACGTGTCATCGCCAAGACATTAGGCTCGGAAGTGGATGTAAGTATTTATAAAAAAAATAGGGACTTGCTCTTTGAACATTTAACGAAAACCGGATTTGATTGCCTAGAACCACAAGGTGCATTTTATTTGTTTGTAAAAACTCCGATTGAAGATGATCGACAATTTTGTATAGATGCAAAAGAATATAACTTGTTGTTAGTCCCAGGAAGTGCTTTTGGCTGTCCAGGATATGTAAGAATAGCTTACTGCATTTCATATCAACGTGTTAAAAACTCCTTACCTGCATTTACAAAACTTTGGCAAAGATATCAGTAG
- a CDS encoding biotin transporter BioY, which yields MKLTTRDMLLIGLFTALMVVGAKLSFPTPFGVPLTFQLFFAVYAGILLGAKKGFLSQFIYILIGLAGMPVFSLGGGVQYIFKSTFGYILGFMVCASIIGLGIEKLRSIRFQSIMGVVLAGYAAAYLIGNIYFYWILQWFSESGIAFSQVFVIMFPYMIKDLVLVMLAAYSATYVIPILRRTGYVTV from the coding sequence ATGAAATTAACGACTCGAGATATGCTTTTGATAGGACTTTTTACTGCTTTAATGGTTGTTGGGGCAAAGTTAAGCTTTCCAACACCCTTTGGAGTACCGTTAACATTCCAATTATTTTTTGCGGTATATGCGGGGATTTTACTTGGAGCCAAAAAAGGATTTTTATCCCAGTTTATTTATATCCTTATAGGACTTGCGGGAATGCCGGTGTTTTCGCTTGGAGGAGGAGTGCAGTATATTTTTAAAAGTACCTTTGGATATATTCTTGGTTTCATGGTTTGTGCATCTATTATAGGGCTCGGGATTGAAAAGCTGCGAAGTATTCGCTTTCAATCAATAATGGGTGTTGTACTTGCCGGATATGCTGCGGCATATCTTATCGGAAATATTTACTTTTACTGGATACTTCAATGGTTCAGTGAATCTGGGATAGCATTTTCTCAAGTTTTTGTTATTATGTTTCCATATATGATTAAGGATTTGGTTTTAGTAATGTTAGCGGCATATTCTGCTACCTATGTTATACCCATATTACGGCGCACAGGTTATGTAACAGTATAA
- a CDS encoding 2-thiouracil desulfurase family protein has product MILVSSCIMGNPCRYDGKAAINEEAVRELATSKILKVCPEVIAGLPTPRIPMEIKDEGAHKNVYSKDGNDFTAQFSEGAKQTLNLCKKHNIAYAILKDKSPSCGSQYIYSGFFDSQLISGMGITAKLLSDNGIQVFSSETAPYKKIKVYDFLGSHGIAFTKHEHEPVFTVEEANKMEINIQAQQCKNLFLRNKKGDRHFLVILEHNRPFNLKQFGQDNDLGRLSFASPKRLNNYLQVEPGSVSAFALINDVNHEVEVYIDRDFDHEQNISFHPNQNDETLEITFPDFEKFMISSGHTYKLC; this is encoded by the coding sequence ATGATTCTTGTTAGCAGTTGTATAATGGGAAATCCCTGCCGCTATGATGGTAAGGCAGCGATCAATGAAGAAGCAGTACGTGAATTAGCCACGTCCAAAATACTTAAAGTCTGTCCGGAGGTTATAGCGGGATTGCCTACACCAAGGATACCTATGGAAATAAAAGACGAGGGTGCACATAAAAATGTATATTCAAAAGATGGAAATGATTTTACTGCACAGTTTAGCGAAGGGGCAAAGCAGACGCTTAACCTTTGTAAGAAGCATAACATTGCATATGCAATACTAAAAGATAAAAGCCCCTCATGTGGAAGCCAATATATATACAGCGGTTTTTTTGACAGTCAGTTAATTTCAGGTATGGGAATTACGGCAAAACTATTGTCAGATAATGGGATTCAAGTATTTTCTTCAGAGACAGCGCCTTATAAAAAGATCAAAGTATATGATTTTCTTGGAAGTCATGGAATTGCATTTACTAAGCATGAACATGAACCGGTCTTTACGGTGGAAGAGGCCAATAAAATGGAGATTAATATTCAAGCACAACAATGCAAAAACCTTTTTTTACGGAATAAAAAAGGGGACAGGCATTTTCTCGTTATTCTGGAACATAACCGTCCATTTAATTTAAAGCAATTTGGACAAGACAATGATTTAGGGCGCTTATCTTTTGCTTCACCCAAACGCTTAAACAACTATTTACAGGTTGAACCAGGCTCTGTAAGCGCATTTGCTTTGATTAATGATGTTAACCATGAAGTCGAAGTCTATATTGACCGAGATTTTGATCATGAGCAAAATATTTCGTTTCATCCAAATCAAAATGATGAAACCCTTGAGATAACATTTCCGGATTTTGAAAAATTTATGATTAGCTCTGGTCACACATATAAACTATGTTAG
- a CDS encoding LysR family transcriptional regulator: protein MTTEQYKVFYKVVEHGSISKAAKALFVSQPAVTKSIKTLENELEVQLFIRNPKGVILTREGEVLYDYVKEAFEQLELGEKRIRQLKGRTYGSVRIGISNILCKYYFIPHLKTFHERYPKLKIEIVNRTSPETLELLESGKIDCAIISEVGDRQRYRYYELMEIQDTFVAKIKPPKPILSIQDLETYPLLLLEKKNSTRQHYDEHFVKYQGNVNVDIEISSMEFLIEFAKIGLGVSAVIQDFVQKELEEKSLFEWKVEPPLSPRSIGLLYKKGDSLSIASKTFIDFMTNQKIL, encoded by the coding sequence ATGACAACAGAACAATATAAGGTTTTTTATAAAGTTGTTGAACATGGAAGTATTTCAAAAGCAGCAAAAGCATTGTTTGTTTCTCAACCTGCGGTGACAAAATCAATTAAAACATTGGAAAATGAGCTAGAAGTTCAGTTGTTTATCCGTAATCCCAAAGGAGTAATATTAACACGTGAAGGGGAAGTGCTGTATGATTATGTAAAGGAGGCATTTGAGCAGCTTGAACTGGGAGAAAAACGTATTCGTCAATTAAAGGGAAGAACCTATGGAAGTGTGCGTATAGGGATAAGTAATATTTTGTGCAAATATTATTTTATACCACATTTAAAAACTTTTCATGAGCGATATCCTAAACTAAAAATCGAGATTGTCAATCGCACGAGTCCAGAGACGCTGGAACTTCTAGAAAGCGGAAAGATAGATTGTGCGATTATAAGTGAGGTAGGGGATCGTCAACGCTATCGATATTATGAATTGATGGAAATTCAAGATACCTTTGTGGCAAAAATAAAACCACCTAAACCTATACTTTCTATTCAAGATTTAGAGACATATCCTCTGTTGCTTCTCGAAAAGAAAAATTCAACACGCCAACACTATGATGAACATTTTGTAAAGTACCAAGGTAATGTTAATGTCGACATTGAAATTAGTAGTATGGAGTTTTTGATCGAGTTTGCAAAAATTGGATTAGGGGTCTCTGCAGTTATCCAAGACTTTGTTCAGAAAGAACTAGAAGAAAAAAGTCTTTTTGAATGGAAAGTTGAACCACCTTTATCACCAAGAAGTATTGGCTTGCTTTATAAAAAGGGCGATTCACTTTCCATTGCATCAAAGACATTTATTGATTTTATGACGAATCAAAAGATTCTTTAA
- a CDS encoding flavin reductase family protein, which produces MSKQTWKPGNMLYPLPSVIVTCGENETEYNGLTIAWTGTVCTNPPMTYISVRPSRHSYDIIKRQGGFVINLTTQDMAFATDYCGVRSGSHEDKLSVLGLKYDIGDIIKAPLLKDSPVNIECQTVDVQELGSHHMFLAKVVNVHVDEKYLDEHNKFHLDHAKPIVYSHGQYFGLGEALGKFGYSVQKKKKQKGKNRKTSKS; this is translated from the coding sequence ATGAGTAAACAAACTTGGAAACCGGGAAATATGTTATATCCACTACCCTCAGTAATCGTTACGTGTGGAGAAAATGAAACTGAATATAATGGATTAACCATAGCCTGGACAGGAACGGTGTGTACAAACCCACCGATGACGTATATTTCCGTTCGACCCTCACGACACTCTTATGACATTATCAAAAGACAAGGTGGATTTGTAATAAACCTTACAACCCAGGATATGGCTTTTGCTACAGATTATTGTGGAGTTCGCAGTGGAAGTCATGAAGATAAATTAAGTGTGCTGGGGTTAAAGTATGATATTGGGGATATTATTAAAGCGCCCTTGCTAAAAGATAGTCCGGTAAATATTGAGTGTCAAACGGTGGATGTTCAAGAACTGGGATCCCATCATATGTTTTTAGCAAAAGTCGTTAATGTACATGTAGATGAAAAATATTTGGATGAGCATAATAAGTTTCATTTGGATCATGCGAAACCTATAGTATATAGTCATGGTCAGTATTTTGGCTTAGGGGAAGCGCTTGGAAAGTTCGGATATTCGGTTCAAAAAAAGAAAAAACAAAAAGGAAAAAATAGAAAAACATCAAAGAGTTAG
- a CDS encoding Fur family transcriptional regulator, producing the protein MDFQNIKDVLQKNNFKITKQREYILDVLITNQHTLLSAETILNSVREKFPSINLTTIYRNLDQLTLLGVLAMFATDDGIARYKLTCADHHHHHIICQHCGKVKMIDYCPLETLSALALEQGFHLSDHKIELYGLCDECYTR; encoded by the coding sequence ATGGACTTTCAAAATATAAAGGACGTTCTGCAAAAAAATAACTTTAAAATCACAAAACAAAGAGAGTATATTCTTGATGTATTAATCACCAATCAACATACTCTCTTATCTGCCGAAACAATTTTAAATTCAGTTCGGGAAAAATTCCCTTCAATTAATCTTACAACGATTTATCGAAATCTTGATCAACTCACGCTCCTTGGAGTGCTTGCTATGTTTGCAACCGATGATGGTATCGCACGCTACAAATTAACTTGCGCTGATCATCACCATCATCACATCATCTGCCAACACTGCGGCAAGGTAAAAATGATAGACTACTGCCCCTTAGAGACGTTATCTGCTCTAGCGTTAGAACAAGGCTTCCACCTAAGCGACCATAAGATTGAACTTTATGGGCTGTGCGATGAATGCTATACACGATAA